The stretch of DNA TACATCAGGACCTAAAACTTGAACTCCCATGCGTTTACATTCGTCCATAAAGAATGTAACTTGTTTAATGTCGTTCATGTTGTTGCTCAATACCGAAGCCATATATTCAGCAGGGTAGTGGGCTTTTAAATAAGCGGTTTGATAAGCTATCCAAGCGTAACAAGTAGAGTGGGATTTGTTGAAGGCGTAAGCTGCAAACGATTCCCAATCTTTCCAAATTTTCTCTAGCTTGTCTTCAGGGTGACCTTTTGCAGCAGCTTGCTCAATAAATTGAGGTTTCATTTTATCCAAAACAGCTTTTTGCTTTTTTCCCATTGCTTTTCTCAACACATCGGCTTCACCCTTAGAAAAACCTGCTATATGTTGAGAGAGCAACATTACCTGTTCTTGGTAAACGGTAATACCGTAAGTTTCTTTTAAGTTGTCTTCCATTTCTGGAAGGTCATAAACAATATCTTCTTCGCCATGTTTTCGTTTAATAAACGAAGGAATATATTCCATTGGTCCTGGACGATAAAGCGCATTCATGGCAATTAAATCGGCAAAAACAGTCGGTTTTAAATGTTTTAAGTGTTTTTGCATTCCAGCAGACTCGTATTGAAAAATACCTACGGTTTCTCCTCGTTGAAATAATTCGTAAGTTTTTTGGTCTTCAATATCAAATTTTTCGGGGTCAAGGGTCAGGTTGTATTTATCTTTTATTATCTGTATGGCATCTTTAATTAGGGTTAATGTTTTTAATCCTAAGAAGTCCATTTTTAATAATCCTGCATTTTCAGCAACAGAGTTATCAAACTGAGTACAAGACATTTCAGAGTCTTTAGCTAAAGCAATAGGTACATAGTTGGTGATGTCATCAGGAGTAATAATTACGCCACATGCATGAATACCAGTATTACGTACCGAGCCCTCCACTTTAATAGCTTGTTTTACAGTTTTTGATTCTAAATTATGACCATTAGCAATTTCTTTTAGCATGTTGGCTCTATCTATATCTTCTTTTCGTCCAATTTTCTTCTCCAAATCTTCTTGCGAAAGATTAAAGATTTTGCTCAATGAAATGTCTGGAATGTAACCTGCAATACGTCCAGCTTGATCTAATGGTAGTTCAAAAACCCTCGCCGTATCGCGAATTGACGATTTGGCAGCCATAGTTCCATAAGTAATAATTTGAGCCACTTGGTTGGCACCGTATTTATTAATCACATAATCAATAACCAACTGGCGACCATCATCATCAAAATCAATATCAATATCGGGCATGGAAACCCTATCAGGATTTAAAAAACGCTCAAAAAGTAAATCGTACTTTATGGGGTCGATATTGGTTATTCCTGTACAGTAAGCCACAGCAGAACCCGCAGCAGAACCTCTTCCTGGTCCAACGGCAACACCCATTCTTCGAGCTTCTCTAATAAAATCTTCAACAATTAAAAAGTAACCTGGGTAACCAGTTTTTCGGATTACATCTAATTCAAAATCTAACCGTTCTTTTATTTCATCTGTCAATTCTCCATAACGTTCCTCTGCACCTTTGTAAGTGATGTGTCGCAAATAGGCATTTTCACCGTTTTTTAGTTGCGGATTTTCATCGTCTAAGGGGTCTTTAAATTCTTCAGGAATGTCAAATTTTGGAAGTAATACATCTCTTTCGAGTTTAAATGACTCAATTTTATTTGCAACTTCGGCAGTATTGATAATGGCTTCTGGTAAATCGGCAAAAAGCTTTTTCATTTCATCTCCCGATTTGAAATAAAACTCATCGTTTGGGAAACCAAATCTAAACTCACGACCTTTTGAGCCTATATACTTTTTGGGTTGACTTACATATTTTCCATCTTTGATACACAATAAAACATCTTGCGATTCGGCATCCGATTTATCGAGGTAATAGGTGTTGTTAGCTGCAATATATTTGATTTGATGGGTTTTAGCAAACTCCAGCAATACTTTGTTTATTTCATTTTGCTCAGCAACACCATGCCGGTTTATTTCAATATAAAAATCGTCTCCAAAATGTTCTTTCCACCATAAAACAGCTTCTTCTGCTTGATTGGTTCCTTCAAACAATATTTTGTTGGGAATTTCACCCCAAATACCTCCAGATAAAGCAATCAAATCGGTTTTGTATTCTAGCAGTAATTCCCTGTCAATACGAGGAACATAGTAAAACCCCTCGGTATTGGCGTAAGAAGCCAATTTGATAAGGTTTTGGTAACCGTTTTTATTTTTAGCAATTAAAACTGTTTGAAAACCATCATCCTTTAAACTTTTATTTTTTCTATCAGCACACAAATTAAACTCACACCCAACAATAGGTTTAATACCTTCTTTAAGCGCATCTCTAACAAAATGAAAGGTAGCCATCATGTTTCCATGATCGGTAAGTGCTACTGCATCCATTTCAAATTCTTTGGCTTTTAAAACAAGTTTGTTAACCTTGGTGGTGGATTGTAAGATGGAAAATTCTGAATGATTGTGTAAGTGAACAAAAGGAACATCAGTAAGTGTGTCGGTAACTTCTTTTGCAACCTTTAATACATCATCGTCTTTGGTTTGTTTGGTATGAAGGTCTTCAAAATTTGCTTCGGCAAGGGTTGGTGCTTCGTATTTTACATCGTCAACATTTTTTATTTCGTTAACATGTATAACTCTATTGGTAATTAAACCAAAAAAACAACGAGCTGTTGCATCAACATCGTAGGCGGCATCATGAGCATCGCCAAAAGGTTTGTTGAATAATTTAACATGCAAATCGGTAAGTGATGGGAATTTAAATCCACCACCACGACCACCTGGTAGAGCACAGTAATCAATGCTTGATAACATTGTATCGATTACCTTTTTATCAGCTAAATTATTTGCTATGGAAAGCCGATAAAATTCAGCACCAACTATGTTGTTATCAAATTCTAAATTATGTCCAACCGAATAAGTGGTTTTGTTTAAATCAATTAAAAATTCATTTAAAACAACATCAAGGTCATGACCATCTCTTAATGCACGTTCGGTTGTAATACCATGTACTTGAGAAACTCCGATAGGAATATCGAAGCCATTTGGTTTAACAATGTAGTTTTTTGCTTCTAATAAATCGCCGTTTTCGTTGTGTAATTGCCATGCCAATTGCACCATTCTGGGCCAATTGTCCGAATCGGAAACAGGAGCCTTGTAGTCCTTTGGTAAGCCTGTGGTTTCTGTATCGAAAATTAAAAACATGGAAAATTCGTTAAAATTATTGAGCCATAAAGTTACCCAACAACTTTCTAAAAATTAACCTATAAAATTTAACTTTTTAACAAAATGCTTCAACTGTTAGTAAACAGTTCTTGAGCTTCTCTCCATAATGGGTCGGATAAATTAGGCGGAGCAATAATGGTAATATCTTCTTTCGAAACTGGATGAATAAACTCTACTTTTCGAGCGTGTAGGCTAATTGAAGAGTCAGGATTGGAACGGTTAAACCCATATTTTAAATCGCCTTTTATTGGGCAATTTATGACAGAAAGTTGAACCCTTATTTGATGATGCCTACCTGTTAATGGCTTGATTTCTAATAAATAATAATTGTTAAACTGATGTATTACTTTATAATTGAGTTCTGATTTTTTAGCCTCTGAAATCTCTTTAATGTAAGCAGTAGATTTGTTATTTTTTTCGTTCTTTTTTAAATAGTGCACTAAGTGACCTTCGTGGTTTTCTGGTTTGTTTTTAACAATTGCCCAATAAGTTTTTTGAACATCTTTTTCTTTAAACATTTTGTTTAATCGCTCCAATGCTTTGCTGGTTTTGGCAAAAAGAACAACACCACTTACTGGTCTATCAATACGATGAACTGTACCTAAATAAACATCGCCAGGTTTATTGTATTTTTCTTTTAGATAAGATTTTACGATTTCGTTGAGAGGGGTATCTCCAGTTTTATCGCCTTGAACAATATCGGATGATTTTTTATTTACCGCAATAATATGATTGTCTTCGTATAGTACTTCAAGCGTATCAATTTTAGTGGTCATTGGTTAAATCATTATGATTTTCGGTTGCCACAAAGTTAATTCGAATATTTCGGTTTATTTCGGGTTTAAAGTATTTTCTGTCTTTTACGTCAAACTTTTGATTAAATGTTTGATTGTTTGGTAGGTCTGCAATTAAATTGTATTTACCAGGTGGTAAAATCATAATGTAAGTTCCTTTTGCATTACTCTCGTATATGCCTTGTAAATCGCCTGTAGTTTGGTTAAAAACCTCCATTCTGATAGGTTTATTATGTACAACAGAATCCTGGTTTAAAATATAACCTTTAATAGTAGTAAGTGGTGGAGTTTCGTTATTGAAAGTAACTTTATAAATGTCATAATCGCCATAAGTATCTTTTCTAAATGCTCCTACATAAGCAAATTTTTTATCCTGCGTAAAGCAAATAGAATAGTCATCTAAAGGCGAGTTTAATGGGTACCCAATATTTTCAGGCTTACTCCATGTTTCAGCATTGTCATCAAATTCACATTTAAAAATATCGTACCCACCAATGCTATTATGACCTTCTGATGCGAAATACAATGTTTTTCCATTGTTAGTAAGGTAGGGATAGTTTTCATTATAAGGAGTATTGATTACATCGCCTATATTTTCAGGGTTTGACCAAGTATTGTTTGGAAGTAATCGAGAGATATATAAATCAAAACCTCCTTTTCCATTAGCGGTGTTACTACTGTATATTATAATGTCTTTTTTATCGGTAATTGTAGCTGATATCTGTTCGCTTGATTTTGCATTGATGTGTTTATCTTTAATTAAAGCAGACTTTTTAAATGAAGATTTTGCTTTTTCAGCCATCTGTAAATTATTTTTGCTGTCGGGGTTATTTACATAATAAAAAATAATTCCCCCATTTTCAGAAATACCAGCTGTTTGTTCGTTTCCATAAGAATTTGGATAACCTAATGCCATAGCTCTGCTCCATGCTGTTGTTTTAAATTTTGAGGTGTAAATATCGGCAGTATAATATCCTTCTAAATCATAAACTTTGCCAGTAGTTCCTTCTCTACGGGTGGTAAACAATAAGTAAGATTCATGATCTGTTATAAGTGGTAAATAATCTTTTCCTTTAGAGTTTACATTGGGACCAAGATTTTCAAACGTAATATTGATAGGGTCTTTTACCAATTGTTTAGCATTTAAACACATTTGGATGTATCTGTTTGCTTCATCAATCAATGCAGAGCCATTATTTAAACCAACAAATTTTTTAAAATATTCAATAGCTTTATCAAAACGAAGTGTGGCGTGGTAACCCTTTGCCAAATAAAACCAAGCTTCAGAAGGACAGTCTGGTTTGTTATGAATTTTCTCTAACGTTTTAATACCATCATCGAAGTCAAAAGTGTTGATTAAGCACACTCCAAAGTAGTAAGCATTTTTAGTGTCTGTTAAATCTTTTTTGTAAATATCTCGATAAAGCTCTAAAGCCTTAACATAATTACCTGCTTGGAATAATTTACTAGCA from Flavobacteriales bacterium encodes:
- the dnaE gene encoding DNA polymerase III subunit alpha, whose amino-acid sequence is MFLIFDTETTGLPKDYKAPVSDSDNWPRMVQLAWQLHNENGDLLEAKNYIVKPNGFDIPIGVSQVHGITTERALRDGHDLDVVLNEFLIDLNKTTYSVGHNLEFDNNIVGAEFYRLSIANNLADKKVIDTMLSSIDYCALPGGRGGGFKFPSLTDLHVKLFNKPFGDAHDAAYDVDATARCFFGLITNRVIHVNEIKNVDDVKYEAPTLAEANFEDLHTKQTKDDDVLKVAKEVTDTLTDVPFVHLHNHSEFSILQSTTKVNKLVLKAKEFEMDAVALTDHGNMMATFHFVRDALKEGIKPIVGCEFNLCADRKNKSLKDDGFQTVLIAKNKNGYQNLIKLASYANTEGFYYVPRIDRELLLEYKTDLIALSGGIWGEIPNKILFEGTNQAEEAVLWWKEHFGDDFYIEINRHGVAEQNEINKVLLEFAKTHQIKYIAANNTYYLDKSDAESQDVLLCIKDGKYVSQPKKYIGSKGREFRFGFPNDEFYFKSGDEMKKLFADLPEAIINTAEVANKIESFKLERDVLLPKFDIPEEFKDPLDDENPQLKNGENAYLRHITYKGAEERYGELTDEIKERLDFELDVIRKTGYPGYFLIVEDFIREARRMGVAVGPGRGSAAGSAVAYCTGITNIDPIKYDLLFERFLNPDRVSMPDIDIDFDDDGRQLVIDYVINKYGANQVAQIITYGTMAAKSSIRDTARVFELPLDQAGRIAGYIPDISLSKIFNLSQEDLEKKIGRKEDIDRANMLKEIANGHNLESKTVKQAIKVEGSVRNTGIHACGVIITPDDITNYVPIALAKDSEMSCTQFDNSVAENAGLLKMDFLGLKTLTLIKDAIQIIKDKYNLTLDPEKFDIEDQKTYELFQRGETVGIFQYESAGMQKHLKHLKPTVFADLIAMNALYRPGPMEYIPSFIKRKHGEEDIVYDLPEMEDNLKETYGITVYQEQVMLLSQHIAGFSKGEADVLRKAMGKKQKAVLDKMKPQFIEQAAAKGHPEDKLEKIWKDWESFAAYAFNKSHSTCYAWIAYQTAYLKAHYPAEYMASVLSNNMNDIKQVTFFMDECKRMGVQVLGPDVNESVLKFTVNNKGQIRFGLGAMKGVGEKAVESIINERKENGHYTSIFDLVKRIDLRAANKKTLESLALGGAFDSFEGTHRAQYFALQDDNTVFLEKIIKYGSKFQENQNSSQVSMFDMLDDENALQVEEPPIPSCEEWGTLNKLRKEKEVVGIFISGHPLDDFKLEITHFAKGELSELNNLESVEGKTFAIAGICAGFQEKFTKNNKPFGIVKIEDYSDSHEFFLFGEEYIKYKAYFSQDQFLFIRGQVKARENRWAKPGTAPVEKKLEFNISSIQLLSEVREKLAKGITIIINYKDVTLEMIEQLDKLTKDFPGKDNFDIYLLDIEEGTVGLFSRTKKVTLSNEFFSNLGQISDVEFTINQ
- a CDS encoding RNA pseudouridine synthase gives rise to the protein MTTKIDTLEVLYEDNHIIAVNKKSSDIVQGDKTGDTPLNEIVKSYLKEKYNKPGDVYLGTVHRIDRPVSGVVLFAKTSKALERLNKMFKEKDVQKTYWAIVKNKPENHEGHLVHYLKKNEKNNKSTAYIKEISEAKKSELNYKVIHQFNNYYLLEIKPLTGRHHQIRVQLSVINCPIKGDLKYGFNRSNPDSSISLHARKVEFIHPVSKEDITIIAPPNLSDPLWREAQELFTNS
- a CDS encoding PD40 domain-containing protein: MKISNCLYLVFFLLLAEATTAQKLHYELPENASKLFQAGNYVKALELYRDIYKKDLTDTKNAYYFGVCLINTFDFDDGIKTLEKIHNKPDCPSEAWFYLAKGYHATLRFDKAIEYFKKFVGLNNGSALIDEANRYIQMCLNAKQLVKDPINITFENLGPNVNSKGKDYLPLITDHESYLLFTTRREGTTGKVYDLEGYYTADIYTSKFKTTAWSRAMALGYPNSYGNEQTAGISENGGIIFYYVNNPDSKNNLQMAEKAKSSFKKSALIKDKHINAKSSEQISATITDKKDIIIYSSNTANGKGGFDLYISRLLPNNTWSNPENIGDVINTPYNENYPYLTNNGKTLYFASEGHNSIGGYDIFKCEFDDNAETWSKPENIGYPLNSPLDDYSICFTQDKKFAYVGAFRKDTYGDYDIYKVTFNNETPPLTTIKGYILNQDSVVHNKPIRMEVFNQTTGDLQGIYESNAKGTYIMILPPGKYNLIADLPNNQTFNQKFDVKDRKYFKPEINRNIRINFVATENHNDLTNDH